ttaaaaatgtggaagtCAATCTGGTCCACCCAGTACATGTGTTTTAGGACTTTCTAGAACCTTCCCATAGAAATCAAGTACAAACAAGGCTCTATTTTAAAATGGTCCATAATAAATTGACAAAAGCCAGGAAGGTGCTTACTTTAGTGCTGTAAATTTGCAGAGTACTGGAAAGCTGAGCCAAAGAAATAAGTTGTCTTCATCAGAGGGCATGCACTGCAATGGCCCAAGCTGGCATAGTACAGAACAATACAATACAGACTGAAGAATGGGAACCTTTAACAGAGTCCCTTGTAGTATCACAGTGCCTCATTAACGTTTACGCATTTATCTTCAACACCCTTGTGAAATACAGAAATATTACTCCCTCTCTTACAGAAGaaagaactgaggcacaaagatgaAGCAAGTTGCTCAAAGTCACAGAGTGGCAGAGCTCAGAACTGAAATCAGCTATCGCAAGTTAAAGCCCTGGACTTAGATTGCAAGACCATCACTCTTTCTGTCTTAGCTTACAAGTTCCTGGCTTTTGTTAGTTTGTCACAGCTTACattcaataacaacaacaacaacaaaaacaacaaacattatGCAAAATACACACTGTTGTAAGTAGTTTCCATGTCCTTGTCTTAAAACTTCAGTTGTGGTTGTCTGGCTATTTTAGAGAGGAGCTCAAGTTGCAGAGCTTGATTCCCCAGTAGCATAGGCTATTCatatctgggattttggttccaTCCATGAGAGAGAAGATCCAGCTGTCTAGTTCCATTTGAATCTGGACTTTAGGGTCAAGCTCATCTCTAGTGATTTTACTTGCTACACGGGGAAACTTCCTCCAAAAAGCAAGGAAGACAATGAATGGAAGTTACAAGCACAGAAGAGACTCAGGGCTTggcttgcgagttacagtgcaataaatgAGCCTTGGGCGCCCTAGcttactccccgtccacactggcaaggcatgtagagcgctctgactccgcggctacagtgctgctggtactccacctcggcgagaggaataacgtttgctgcgccttggctacaatGCCCGGTCATTagtgtgaacaaggtgttgcattactgcgctctgactggcctccagaaatgtcccataatccccttaagtcaagtggccactcttgtcattgttttgaatcactgtaggaatgcggaaatgccctttcaaagctctgtcaCATCTGAATCTACAACTGATTAGTTTTTAATGGCgcgacaaggtggatgagataatatcttttattggaccaacttctgctggtgagagagtcAAGTTTTTGAATCACATCGagctgctcttcaggtctgggaaaggtactctgagcatcaaaaatttaaattcattactcagctagacactaaaaatcatggactgaacagagacactggatttatggcttattacaacaatctgtaacccactaacccccccctttttgtcctatgactgcagaggtgttaatgggccactctaccttaaATGGTCCCTTAGCATATGTGGTAGCTATTTATgaaaaacaatctgttccaccttgcattttgctgtgatgctgggagtacctttcccaccagagctgaagaagagctctgtgtggttcaatagcttgtctccctcacccacagaagttggtccaatgaaagacattaccttacccaccttgtgtgtctaatatcctgggaccgacatggctacagctacactgcatacaacagtgTTTAATAAGTATTTAGCAAATTGCTATGCTGGACAAGGCTAATCAGCTATTAACCAAGTAGTTAGTGACACGCTACTTCTTGCAACAGAAGCTCTATGACATAATCTTGAACAAATGAAATTAGATAGCCTAAAAGTgcacaacttttttgtttttgaagcagTGAGCTTTAGATCGACTGTTATGTGCCTTCTAGAGAGGACTCACTTTCTTCACAGGTTTTCAGCAAGCCACTTTATGTAACTGTCCCTGGTCCGATGTCCTGAAGAGAAATTGGTAGGCCAAATAGTAAAGATCATGCAGCCATGAAAGCAGTCATCAAAGTGATCAAGTGTGACCTCCACACCTGTGCTCTCCAACCTTTTGGCATACATTATTCCATCATCTCTCAGGACATCATTCTCACAAGTCAGGATGTAGGTCTTTGGCTGAAGCTGAAAAATTTCTTTTTCTGCTAGCAATGGAGCTGCGCGTATGTCAAGTAGTGCAGGTATTTCCTGGATGATTTCGGCCTTCCCTGTGGGTTGTATCACAGGTTTGTAATTCTTTTTGAACGTCGAAGGCAGGAGAGAAGTCCAGTTCAGACGTCCCCTGAAATAAACAGCCTGGCTTACGTCCAGGGAAGTGTGGTTGTTGATCAGCATTGAGGGGGCAAAGTCATAGTTACCATTGAAATAGTCTATCCAAAACTTCACCATGACGAAGCGAGGAAGAACAGGCATGTCAGTGTTCTGCTGGTATGAAGGAGTGTTAAAGTCCAATGCCTGAAGGACTGGATAGATTAAAGCCTGCAGCTTCAGTTTGTTGGTCACACTGTCATCTAGACTAAGCTGTAAGAAAAACACAGGACAGAATCCAGACTGTAAAAAAGTGGTCGTTGCTTATGCTGTGTCTGATCCTACATCACTGATTCCACAATTCATTCCCCCAAGAGGAGAGAAACCACCATTTGGTGTTTTATGGacaaatgctctgctgctgtaactCCGCTGCAGAGAATTTTGCTCTTAGTCTGGAGTATTAACAGTCTAgatctgattctgttctcacctGCACTGCTTTTacaccagtgatttcaatggagtcagagctgattcacaccagtataagtgagaataaggccatgtctacactagcaagcttacagcggcacagtttTACTGATGCAGTTCTAtgcagatgggagagagctcttccgttgacataataaaaccacctcaacgaatGGTGGtagttatgttggcaggagaagctctcccgccaacatagcgctgtgcacactaccacttatgccggcaaaacttatATCGCTCAGGGGTATGTGTTTTTCATGCCCCCGAGCAACatgttttgccagcataagtggtGGTGTAGACATGGTGTAAGACATGCCATTTCCAAAAAAGGGATGCTCTCCTGGGTACTAGTCCTAAAGAACTGACTTGCTTTGGTAATTGCCCCTTATTGATTGATTAATGGTAATTACCCCTTATTAAGGCTGCCTTAAAAATTCCAACCAGATCAAATCAGACTAATTTAGATTAGAAATACACATGGTATGAACAGCAGGGAAAATAGATTTTTCCTACAACTGAATTCTAACTCTTCTGTTAAATTGTCTTCCTGTGAGGAAAAAAtgccatttcattaaaaaaaattatttccccttCATTTGTATTAAAAGAAATAAGGTCATTTTCAAAGATGGGTAGTTGCAAAAATTGCTTATTCACAAAATAGGGAACTGAATTTATGAATTATGCATTTATATGCCCACTTAGCAACTTATGCAGGCAAATAAAGGATTCACGAGCACAGTGGATGTAAGGTTGGTACCTAAATTgcacttttaaaatctggcccataacaaCTTATAAAAGCAGTAAGACTTTCTAGCACTGCTTGATTCAGAAATAACTGACAGGTCTTAACTTATGTAAAATATCTAGCAGCTGGCTTTCACAGTGAACCACTACCATTCTATCTCTAAAGCTAGTCTGTCACTTTGCGATGATGCAGCATAAATAATCTGTCTACACATGTGCACTGCTGGAATATGGATTGTTATTGTGATAGATACAGGCAGTGGATGTTACCTGctggcacacagcagcagccaaaTTTCCTCCTGCGCTATCACCAGAAATTGCAATTCGACCTGGGTCAACTGAGTATTTAGCTAGGATGTCAGACCGCAGAAAATACTTCGTTGCACGTAAAGTATCGTGGAATTGCTCAGGGAAATGAACCTCTGGTACCAGCCTGTACCTACAAAAGAAGAAAGAGGCTTACATAGGATAATCATTATACACAGAAAATGTACCTTTCTAGCAGGACTATTATGTGCTATAAGGTGGATAGTAAAATGCAGAAATAACTTAGTTTAAATATTATGGTTGAAATATGAAACATTTAACACTTAAACAGTATTTAACTACCTACATGTTGTTATTACAACTCTAATTCTGAAAGAGTGATGCTAACCCACTGAATATGAATAAATTAGGAAATTGTTAAGTGGAACTTTTATGTTATCTCCCAATAGAGGATCTCAAAATGTGAGGATTCATTCATTCATGTTTTTATCACTACATCGGTAAAAAGCAGGTGGTAATATCTGCTTGGTGTGGAGGCTGAATACCCTGCTTAGCCCACCTCGGTAAGGGTAAGCCAGGTGTCCCCAATAGAATAAGGATACAAAATCAAAGTTATGGagttccctgtcccctgcattTGTAATTCTAGTTAGTGGAAACATTTAACACAGCTACAGCATATGCAACATGAAATGAATGTGGACCAGGAATAATAATAACACCTAGCTCATATCTAGTGTTTTTCATcaaaagatctcaaagtgctttacaaaggaagtctttACAgtgggggaaattgaggcacgagTGAAATGACTGGCCCAAGAGcatccagcaggccaatggcTGAGCCGAGAATAGAatgcagatctcctgactcccagtgcaatGTTGTATCTGTTAGCCCTCCTTGCTcttcaaaaaacagtgggagatgaATGATTCTTCAGTCATTACTTAAACCCTTGGGAGTTTCAGGGTTTCTCTAGAGCTGTGTAAATAccattgacccaaactgaaaTTGGAGGAGGGGTTTTTTgatgaatcaggatgaaaagttaaAAGTTTTTCAGTATCTTGAAAACTTCTTCAGGACAGGAAAAAACTGTTCGCCATATACCTGAAATGTTCAGCTTAATTTATTAGAATAATAGAGATGCAGGGTTGGCAGGGACGTTGAGATGTCATCAAGTCCATCCCTCTGCGCTGAGACAGATTAAgtataccatccctgacaggtgtttgtccaacctgttcttaaaaacctccaatgatgggaattccacaacttcccttgccATCAGCGGCAATAGAAAAGCTACTATTTTCTCCAGTGTTCACAGCAGGAGAAGAGTCTGGTTTCTTTTATTTTCCCTGTTAGGATTGTTGTGAGCAACTGGCCATTCCGAGCAGTCTTTTCTGATCAGTTTGCAACCAAGGCAGAAGTCAGTATTTGTTGTGTCCCAACTTGTgaaccaaatcagaatggtggtATTATGTGCAACTTGTGGTGGTACTGGTGCCAGTAGGTGGGGTTGTAATATAAATGTGTCTAACTGCACCGGTTGGAAATGTAGTGTTTCCTGACATTTTAGACCCGCAGAAAAAAACTGTCAACTCCTCCACTCAGGAAGCTAACAGGATAGCCTTGGACATTGTTTCCTAACGTTGTGGCTTTTACAGAAAACACCCTCAGAAAGTTACTCTTAATCAGTCAGCCTTTTGTTCTCTCTCCCCAAAGTGATCTATTGTATTTAAAAATCTCACAGGCCCTGCAAACTTGGTTTTGTTCCTGGAGTAGTCTTCGGCTGATACTGCAAGCAGGATGCTGCTTGGAAGCTACACCATCCTCAACACTGGGGTACCAGGAGTCTGGCTGATGGGTAGACGTGGGGTTGTGATGACCCTTTCTCTGTTGTGGGATTAATTTGAGGCTTGCAAATCAGGCTGAGTCTTTTGACCATGCTTTTTCTATGGAAAGTCCCCCTACTGTCAGATGGGCAGCTGATTAAAAAGCACCTTCAAAACTTGCTCCCTTCTTTATCATGCCAGCCTGGCAACAGCAACATGTGCCCTTgtgtctaataataataataactagctcttatatagtgcttttcatcagtggatctcaaagtgctttacaaagatcagtaccattatccccatcttacagatagggaaactgaggcacaaataggTGAGATAACTTACCtatggtcacccagcaggccagtagcacagCCAGacatagaatccaggtctcctgagtgccagtctgctgctctatccactaggccacactacctCAGTAGGCTGTTTTTGCAGTTCTTATTCTCTGAAACCTTGTATAGTTTAGTATGTACAGATGTGTTGTTAGAATGTTAGCTAACATGTGCTAACCAAAATGAAGACCTCAACTCTACCAGCTTAGCATACGTTAGAGGCAGtgtgtcttgtctacactagctaACAACACCCTTTTAAATTCTAGTCTAGACACGGCCTTAACTTTCAGCCTGCTTAAGATGCAACTGTTGTATCTGCTCACTGATTTGATCTCACTGATGTTGCCTTGTGGGGTTTATTGAATATAATGTGGTGGACTGACTAACACTCTTAAATGCTATCTCCTGTATCCAGTATAAGAATTGATTCACCGTGAAGCACACGCCTTTGCATAAAACCTACATGTGCCATACTAGAGCATACTCCTATATTCTACTGACTGACTGTTTTGCATCCAACAGAAATTATATGCGCAAAATAAATTTCAGGCATAATATTGAGATTAATAAGAAGTTTTTCAAATTCTTAAAACTATTTAGGCTTTAGAAAGCAATCTGTGTATTACATCAGATAAAGTAAGATATGATAGGCCTTTGGGAATCCCCTGTGCAACTGGATAACAGATTGGGTACGCAACATTCAAGAGAGAAAATGTGCAATTAAACTAATGAGAAATCAAATTAGACTGCACTGAGTACAAAAGGCTTGATTGACAGAGATAATGGGTTGGGTAGAGAAGACAAACAGCTTGCCAAAACAGGCAGAATTACAGCATCATAAACAAGAAAAGGAATAATAAGGGACATTTCAATATTGTGATAGCCACTTGTCTGCAATGGCTAACATCTTGctcatttatttttgtgtttattaGAGGAGACAATTAAAAGGAGCTGGAAACAACTACACTTAAATTATATTGGAATGAATATTATACCAGTAAAATCAATTCTGCATAATGAGGCTGTAATTTGATCACGAAAATTGGCAAATAATCTCATTAATTCAGTCACTGGCCCCCCTCTTCTGTCaactttaatattttcatttacaAAAGAAAAGTGCTTAATGCAACCACTCAAATTTCCCTCTTCTGGTTTATTACAGTGGCCCATAATGTACTTAGCAACTTAGAGGGTTGTTAAACTAACTGAGGAGACTCCATAAAGTAAAGAGAAGGCCTGAATTCGCCACTGACTTCCAGCTTGTGTAGTGATTTGTACTCGTGCAAAGTATGGGGCAGTTATCAGGTGAGGCACACATACTGACACAGTAATCACTACACTTGTGTTTAATACCATCACCCTCAGTGAGGGCTCTGCCATCATGATATTTTATTGATCACAGAAAAACCTGTTGGTAAGAAACCTGACCACTGTGAACATACCTTTTGTGCTATTACTCTTTATAATTCTCAAGTTACATACATTTTGCCCTTAGATATTTACCCTTGACTGATCTAGTCTGCCTTTCAATCTGTCTGCTCAGTTCCTTATATTCTCTCCTACATTCTTCTATCTCCAAGCTATTATCTTTCACTCTGCACCATTTTTCCACTAGCTCAAGCACCTACCCCATGGAGCAGTCCAACAGTGACATTTCAGAATGTGTGCTTTGGTGGTTTTGAGCATAACAGTTTTCATTTTACCTCCGTTTGTTGGGATTGTTCTATTGTTCTCCTTCACCTGTGCCAATGACTCAAACCCATTCTGGACTGAAGTTATATAATGGTCGTCGATTTCGGATAAGTCCAAATGTTGACTGTCTTATGTTtaagttttaattttgtttcaggCTAACAGctgatggtctgacccagtctgcaCTCAGGAAAGTCTGTGTTCATTGTGTACTTGATCTCCGGTATAGCTGTATCATTACATAGTTGATTTGGTTCTTTGTGATACCGTCAGGTAACCTTCATGTGTGGACAGAAAAAGACTAATGCCTACGTTAGAAATATTATTTGAGAGCAGCAGATTCTGATGTCAGAAATCAACACATGCAAACTTCTGTACTTTGCTCACATTAGGCGTAGAGATAGCAATAACCTTGAGAAAGTTATTATGGAAGGAATGGTGGAAGGTCATTGTAGCAGGGGATGACAAGTGAGGAAATGGATGGTGTACAGCAGATCACTGTAAAGTCAGCATGAAGTTAGCGATGGATTGTGAAGACTTCCAAAAATTCTGTTCTGATGTCACCAGTATTCAGACACGAATAAATGGATTTACTTACTTTAAGTGTTCGGGGTGAGGTTAGCTCAATGTATCAAGTGTCTGTTTGTGGAGGAGGGGGCACAAACTGCATGTTTTAGTTAAGCAACAGTGGTAAAAATCACCTACCACTTGAAGTTCTATACCATACTTTAATACAACTTAAACGCTGGTTTCTAAAAGGACCAGAAGTATCCTTAGTTCAAATCTGCCTCACAAATCTCAACCTCCTGCTGGGAAGCACAATCACAGTGACCACTGAGAGAGACAACAGTCCCACCCACTGACTGGAGAGATTGAGGGATAGgtatttctctcttccttcaaaaggtgagggtgtgtgtgtgtgtatatagaaagTGTGTCTGTGTTTGTATTGTGATCTCAATCCTGCAAGCACTGATGCACATGAGTTACCGACTCATCTGAGTAAACCCACAGTTTTTAATAGGACTACTCGTATGAATATGTTAGCAAGATTGTGGCTTTTTAGTTCCAGTTAAAGTGGCTCTCCCTCGCTCCCGTTTTACTTGTACTTTTAAATGTCTGGTACAATTGAGGGTGCCATTATCTCTTATAATTAGAAAAGTATTCAGATACCATTCTAATCCACTGTCATTGAGAAGGACACAAAATATCAAGTCCTgctaaagagatttttttcaaatgaaaacctTTTAAACAAGTCACGACAAAGAAAAAAGCAATTAACTCATTCATAATGATCTATATTTCTACATACTTTAAGATTTTGTTGATTACTCACTCAATTGAGACAATTACAGCATTCAGAGATTCTGCCATGATCCTGCAGAGATTGTTATAGAAGCTTGTTCCTGGGAATAAGAGGACCAAATGTTAGTGAAAGACGGTAAATTTTGTTAATATGCATATTGCACACAGCTCTACATATCTTTAGATTCATAAGAAAAACAGCAAGCACTTATATTCAAtcctgtaaaaaacaaacaaacccctgaCATTATAATAGACACTCATTATTATCAGTAAATCTttatgcaaatgtaaataaatggaATGGAATGCAGTCAGTGTATAACAGCAGGTACCATGATCTAGTGGAATGAACACAGTTTGTGTCTTAGCAGTTTGTGCACTTTCTTCCTGGCTTTGCCATCAACTTATTGTGTGActtcgggcaagtcacttcacctctctgcctcagtttcacttACCGCTACCTAACCGCATTGGGCTGTTCTGGGGATTAGTgtctgaaaaatgctatttttgtgcTAGTCATTGTACATGAGTTCATTATATTATGCATGCTGGACTCTAAACTTGCAGTTTCTACTCAAGGTAGtagtcctattaaagtcaatgggactgctcacctgAGTCAAGGCAGTAGGTTCAAAGCCGTCTTATATCTCAGGGTACTCATTTTCTCTAATTCTGTGCCTCTTCAGTTACTGAATAGGTATTTCATGGTGGTGGAGAATATAACAATGGATTA
This genomic interval from Malaclemys terrapin pileata isolate rMalTer1 chromosome 9, rMalTer1.hap1, whole genome shotgun sequence contains the following:
- the NCEH1 gene encoding neutral cholesterol ester hydrolase 1 encodes the protein MKSAFVLLTALVALTAYYVYLPLPSTVSDPWKLMLLDATFRATQQMCNLVHCLRLSHHLRVLNYVIGTFDKLEPSSSDHIKITDALFDGVEVRVFEPSPKQDETLKRSVVYIHGGGWALASARTSFYNNLCRIMAESLNAVIVSIEYRLVPEVHFPEQFHDTLRATKYFLRSDILAKYSVDPGRIAISGDSAGGNLAAAVCQQLSLDDSVTNKLKLQALIYPVLQALDFNTPSYQQNTDMPVLPRFVMVKFWIDYFNGNYDFAPSMLINNHTSLDVSQAVYFRGRLNWTSLLPSTFKKNYKPVIQPTGKAEIIQEIPALLDIRAAPLLAEKEIFQLQPKTYILTCENDVLRDDGIMYAKRLESTGVEVTLDHFDDCFHGCMIFTIWPTNFSSGHRTRDSYIKWLAENL